The following proteins are encoded in a genomic region of Plasmodium coatneyi strain Hackeri chromosome 6, complete sequence:
- a CDS encoding Adenosine deaminase — MNILQEPIDFLKKNELKDIDLSQMSKKERYKIWKRIPKCELHCHLDLCFSADFFLSCVRKYNLQPNLSDEEVLDYYLFAKGGKSLGEFVEKAIRVADIFQDYEMVEDLAKHAVFNKYKEGVVLMEFRYSPTFVAFKHNLDIELIHQAIVKGIKEVVELLDHKIDVTLLCIGDTGHKAADIKKSADFCLKHKADFVGFDHGGHEVDLKPYKEIFDYVRDGGMHLTVHAGEDHTLPNLNTLYSAIQVLKVERIGHGIRVSESQELIDMVKEKNILLEVCPISNVLLKNAKSMDTHPIRKLYDAGVKVSVSSDDPGMFLTNINDDYEQLYTHLNFTLEDFMKMNEWALEKSFIGSNIKDKIKKLYF; from the coding sequence ATGAACATCCTGCAAGAACCCATAGACTTCCTCAAGAAAAATGAGCTTAAGGACATAGACCTAAGTCAGatgagcaaaaaggaaaggtacaaaatatggaagagGATACCAAAGTGTGAATTACATTGCCATCTGGACCTTTGCTTCTCCGCAGATTTCTTCCTAAGCTGTGTTCGCAAGTATAATTTACAACCCAATTTATCTGATGAGGAGGTGTTGGATTATTACTTGTTTgccaaaggaggaaagtcTTTAGGAGAGTTTGTCGAGAAGGCAATAAGAGTGGCAGATATATTTCAGGACTATGAGATGGTGGAAGATTTAGCTAAACATGCTGTGTTTAACAAATACAAAGAAGGAGTTGTCCTCATGGAGTTCCGATACTCTCCTACCTTTGTTGCGTTTAAACATAACCTGGACATTGAACTCATTCACCAGGCTATTGTGAAGGGGATAAAGGAAGTCGTAGAATTGTTAGACCATAAAATTGACGTTACTCTGTTGTGCATTGGAGACACAGGTCACAAAGCAGCAGACATTAAAAAATCTGCTGATTTTTGTTTAAAGCATAAGGCAGATTTTGTAGGGTTTGATCATGGAGGACATGAAGTCGATTTAAAACCGTATAAAGAAATTTTCGATTATGTGAGGGATGGTGGCATGCATCTTACTGTTCACGCAGGGGAAGATCATACCCTCCCAAATTTGAACACGCTATACTCAGCTATACAAGTACTTAAAGTGGAAAGAATTGGACACGGTATTAGGGTATCTGAATCACAAGAACTTATCGATATggttaaggagaaaaacattttacTTGAAGTTTGCCCTATTTCAAATGTGCTGCTCAAAAATGCCAAATCTATGGATACCCACCCTATTAGAAAATTGTACGATGCTGGAGTGAAGGTCTCCGTAAGTTCGGACGATCCAGGAATGTTCCTTACCAACATCAATGACGATTATGAGCAGTTGTACACCCACTTGAATTTTACCCTCGAAGATTTTATGAAGATGAATGAGTGGGCTTTGGAGAAGTCCTTCATAGGTTCAAACataaaggacaaaataaagaaactCTACTTTTAA